The following are encoded in a window of Phragmites australis chromosome 22, lpPhrAust1.1, whole genome shotgun sequence genomic DNA:
- the LOC133904622 gene encoding uncharacterized protein LOC133904622: MLTEYFKANRVHEQARGILYRDFPEWFTWQTGKNRKFWQPRKRGGQVGRIVTAHPAEGERYYLRVLLNHVTSATSYEDLRTVDGEILPSFRDAAERRGLIEVDNTLDECLTEAELFQMPSSLRRLFATILVFCEPGDVRGLWNRHLEAMSDDYRHTDQCTHTVEQKVLIDIRNMLQSMGNDIRSFPLPDIDEALDMANSVPREIFEESMISVDHEHIALSDSLNVEQRVTYDEILAAVDSGEGGLFFVDGPGGTGKTFLYKALLATVHGQGKIAVATATFTKQSGTAKLLQAASLIMWDEASMTKRQAVEALDNSMRDIMGRPDVTFGGKTVVFGGDFRQVLPVVRKGSRSQIVDSMLHRSYLWERMRHLRLMRNMRAQSDPWFAEYLLRIGNGTEEGDGDGNIRLPDDICVPYTGKDTDLDKLIDSVFPMLDANLADPNYITSRAILSTRNECVDTINMKMISRFRGDKMVYHSFDCAEDDPHNYYPSEFLNSLTPNGLPPHVLKLKVNCPVILLRNIDPANGLCNGTRLVVRGFQRNAIDAEIVLGQHAGKRIFLPRIPLCPSDDEMFPFRFKRKQFPIRLSFAMTINKSHCQKEHQDPRRPE; encoded by the exons ATGCTGACAGAGTACTTCAAGGCAAACAGAGTACACGAACAAGCAAGAGGCATCCTCTACCGTGACTTCCCCGAGTGGTTTACTTGGCAAACAGggaaaaatagaaagttttGGCAACCGAGGAAACGTGGTGGACAAGTCGGTAGAATTGTGACGGCCCATCCGGCCGAGGGGGAACGCTACTACCTCCGGGTTCTACTGAACCACGTGACAAGTGCCACATCCTATGAGGACCTGAGGACAGTTGATGGCGAGATACTACCGTCCTTCCGTGATGCTGCGGAGAGAAGGGGACTGATTGAGGTAGACAATACGCTGGACGAGTGCCTCACGGAGGCCGAGTTGTTCCAGATGCCATCGTCGCTCCGAAGGCTCTTTGCAACAATATTGGTATTTTGTGAGCCCGGCGACGTGCGTGGCCTCTGGAACAGACACCTTGAGGCAATGTCGGATGACTACCGCCACACCGATCAATGCACACACACGGTCGAGCAGAAGGTTTTGATAGATATTAGGAACATGCTACAGTCGATGGGGAATGATATAAGATCGTTCCCTCTTCCTGATATCGATGAGGCACTTGACATGGCAAACAGTGTGCCGAGGGAGATATTTGAGGAGTCTATGATCAGTGTGGACCATGAGCACATAGCCTTATCTGACTCCCTCAACGTCGAGCAGAGGGTCACCTACGACGAGATTCTAGCCGCGGTTGATAGCGGCGAAGGAGGCCTGTTCTTCGTTGATGGCCCTGGAGGCACAGGGAAGACTTTTCTTTACAAGGCACTGCTTGCGACGGTCCACGGCCAGGGGAAGATCGCCGTGGCGACGGCTAC TTTCACAAAGCAAAGTGGGACGGCTAAGCTTCTGCAGGCGGCATCACTGATTATGTGGGATGAAGCCTCCATGACTAAGAGGCAGGCGGTGGAGGCCCTGGACAACAGCATGCGTGACATAATGGGTCGGCCAGATGTCACGTTTGGCGGGAAGACAGTTGTGTTTGGTGGTGACTTTAGACAGGTCCTCCCTGTTGTTCGAAAGGGGTCAAGGTCTCAGATAGTTGATTCGATGCTACACAGGTCCTACCTGTGGGAGCGCATGCGACACCTAAGGCTCATGCGTAACATGAGGGCTCAGAGCGACCCATGGTTTGCGGAATACCTACTGCGCATCGGTAATGGCACTGAGGAGGGTGATGGTGATGGCAATATACGACTTCCTGATGATATATGTGTGCCGTATACAGGAAAGGACACAGACCTTGATAAACTTATAGATAGCGTGTTTCCGATGCTCGACGCTAACCTAGCTGACCCGAACTACATCACGTCGAGAGCCATCCTATCCACACGAAACGAGTGCGTGGATACGATTAACATGAAGATGATTAGTCGTTTCCGGGGGGACAAGATGGTGTACCATAGTTTTGATTGTGCTGAAGATGACCCCCACAACTACTACCCCTCGGAATTCCTTAACTCCTTGACCCCAAACGGGCTGCCTCCGCATGTGCTGAAGCTCAAGGTTAATTGTCCTGTCATACTGCTCAGAAATATTGACCCCGCCAATGGACTTTGCAACGGGACAAGGCTTGTGGTCCGGGGATTCCAAAGAAATGCTATTGATGCAGAGATCGTGCTCGGGCAGCATGCTGGGAAGAGAATTTTCCTACCTCGTATCCCCCTATGTCCCTCTGATGATGAGATGTTCCCTTTTCGGTTCAAGCGAAAGCAGTTTCCTATCAGGCTCAGCTTCGCCATGACAATTAACAAG AGCCACTGCCAGAAGGAACATCAAGATCCTCGCCGCCCCGAATGA
- the LOC133905086 gene encoding suppressor protein SRP40-like: MLFVPRQVALASSHPTAAAAMAKEVPRKEKKGKSKAAKGSAAAPDARAAVVASVAAFLESGGFPRTLAALQSEANLEAGAWRSSPVSLEGLVAKFLESSNSAPVAVIVGSDEQDKATDGALQDAGNKKKKDGDTVLNEADTNASAPSSLQEDKIRGKKNKKKKGGAEACESESKASEPSAQEKPNENTGGETKEKRQKKKGDSLAGNAGCDEANGTVKRDGQKFDGKKKKSKKQEKDDDVEASLEKVEFAINKKFEAADKLKEDGNTSRQEEQKSQNHDADGALDKAKKKKKGKSASETLKKIDAGAAPAGADGDKGKSDAVETVKDYNEKKTKKKRKKSDSEENVQVEGKEDEGKGSVPKPDDENKSGMEIEESEDGRPSSENAVVGKKRKLEEVEGSNPLAKENGTDNQTLSNGFEDNSKENSTISNPSKRQKQSSEPKTVNAFQRVKMEDVKFADERLQDNSYWAKSGAESGYGAKAQEVLGQVRGRGFRHEKTKKKRGTYRGGQIDLQTHSIKFNNSDDE, from the exons ATGCTCTTCGTCCCGCGCCAGGTTGCACTCGCCTCCTCCCACcctaccgccgccgccgccatggccaaGGAGGTGCccaggaaggagaagaagggcaagagcaagGCGGCCaagggctccgccgccgcccccgacgcGAGGGCCGCGGTGGTCGCCTCCGTCGCCGCCTTCCTCGAGTCCGGGGGATTCCCGCGCACGCTCGCCGCCCTCCAATCCGAGGCCAACCTCGAG GCGGGTGCTTGGAGGTCGTCGCCGGTGAGCCTGGAAGGTCTGGTCGCCAAATTCCTGGAATCGAG CAATTCTGCTCCAGTAGCCGTCATCGTGGGAAGCGATGAGCAAG ATAAAGCAACTGACGGTGCGCTGCAAGATGCTGgcaacaaaaagaagaaggatggtgacACAGTATTGAATGAAGCTGACACAAATGCGAGTGCGCCTTCTTCTCTCCAAGAAGACAAAATTAGGgggaagaaaaataagaagaagaaaggtgGTGCTGAAGCTTGTGAATCCGAGAGCAAGGCGAGTGAGCCTTCTGCCCAGGAAAAGCCCAATGAAAATACGGGTGGTGAGACCAAAGAGAAGAGACAGAAGAAGAAGGGTGACTCTTTAGCGGGTAATGCTGGTTGTGATGAAGCAAATGGAACAGTGAAGAGGGATGGTCAGAAGTTTGAtggcaagaaaaagaaaagcaaaaagcAGGAAAAGGATGATGATGTTGAAGCTAGTCTGGAAAAGGTGGAATTTGCGATTAATAAAAAGTTTGAAGCAGCAGATAAACTTAAAGAGGATGGCAATACCTCGAGACAGGAAGAACAGAAGAGTCAGAATCATGATGCCGATGGTGCTCTGGAtaaagcaaagaaaaagaagaaagggaaATCAGCTTCTGAGACATTGAAGAAGATTGATGCAGGAGCTGCACCTGCTGGGGCGGATGGTGACAAGGGAAAGAGTGATGCGGTAGAAACAGTGAAAGATTATAATGagaaaaagactaaaaagaagcGAAAGAAGTCTGATTCTGAAGAAAATGTTCAGGTAGAAGGCAAAGAAGATGAGGGGAAAGGTTCAGTTCCAAAACCAGATGACGAGAACAAGAGTGGAATGGAGATCGAAGAAAGTGAAGATGGAAGGCCTTCAAGTGAGAATGCAGTTGTTGGCAAGAAACGGAAACTAGAAGAAGTAGAAGGAAGCAACCCCCTTGCGAAAGAAAATGGTACAGACAACCAGACTCTCAGCAATGGTTTTGAGGATAATTCAAAGGAGAACAGCACCATATCAAATCCGAGTAAAAGGCAGAAACAATCATCTGAA CCTAAAACTGTGAATGCATTTCAACGGGTGAAGATGGAGGATGTCAAATTTGCTGATGAAAGACTTCAGGATAACTCATATTGGGCTAAG AGTGGTGCAGAATCTGGTTACGGTGCAAAGGCACAAGAGGTCCTTGGCCAAGTCAGAGGAAG GGGTTTCAGGCATGAGAAGACCAAGAAGAAGCGTGGAACCTACAGGGGTGGGCAAATTGATTTACAAACCCACTCGATCAAGTTCAACAATTCAGATGATGAGTGA